The following nucleotide sequence is from Aspergillus luchuensis IFO 4308 DNA, chromosome 1, nearly complete sequence.
CTGGTTGATGCGGGGTGCCTCTGCCATTCGTTCGTCACTCGCTGCCGCAAACGGTCgctctcctctttctccgaTCTTCTCGTTGTCGTCAACGCTGAGCTGTCCACGAATCTCTCgtaaaaaaaaacaaaagaaaagaagataaaaaaaaaagtaatagaGAAACCGTTAACAacggaagaaaagaaataagcgTTGGAATCGCAGTCGCTCGTTCATCTATCCTTGGCAGATTACTTTTTACTTGGTTTTCTCCATTGGAAGAGTCCAGTTCATTCCttctgaagaaggcaaaaCGAGGCAAGGTCACTCTTGCCTTCTCCGGTATACTTACTGCCCCATCCACCACTGCCCTccgaccttcttcttttcttcgatagcaacagcaacagcaaccaacaacaccaccacccacccatcatGCCGTTGTTCAAACAGCTTCGTCGTCGCTCGAAAGCCAACTTTCACCCCAGCAAGTCGGCGCCAGAGAAACAGTCCAACGAGTCTCAATCCAATGGGGACATGACTTCGGGAAAATCATCATCCACGCTTGAAACAGCCTCCTACAGCTCTCTCACTCCACCCTCATCAATCAAGCcaactctctcttctcctaaTCTACCATCCCTTAGCGAAAGCAACGGTACCTCCAACAACGctgtttctcctctttctgcgCCTCCCCAACGCCCTGGTCTTCTCACAGCTCCGTCGCAGCGGAATAGCGCCTATGTAAGTCTGACCCACACTGGGTGCGGTTCCTAGGCTGACCACTTAATTGCTCTCTGCAGTTTGGCAGTAGTATGTCTGTCAATGGGGCTGTGCGGTCACctactccctcctctccttatGCGCCGAGGATCATTTCCATCTCCGATAACTCTTGGGTTTGTACTCCTGCGCTACTCTTTTTTCTCTGATTATGGCTACTCGACCGATTGGTGCAATAAAGCTGACTTGTATTACTCGCCGATAGGTCCATCAAAAGGTTCTGCTGGTGTATGGCCAAATAGGAGACCCAAGACAACATCCGCTGGACGGAACTGTAACGGTTTCCCACCATCAGGACAGCTTCCCCTCGGTCCCGTGGCCCGTTACATCTGCTCACTTCAAGACCCTGGTGCACCTGGTTCCCGGCCCGAATCGCCTACGCTTCGACTTTGTCACAGCCAAACATTCCTCCGGCAGTGCGCATCAGACTGTCCATACGTCGTATATCTGTATCAACTATCTTCCTTTGGTTAATACGCCGCCCTTGCACCTCGTCGTTCTGCTTGGAAAGGACTCCGATGGGACATTCGACGCCGTGCCCGAGAGACAACAGCGGGAAGGAAATGGTCTCGAAACTGCGATCCAAAAGTACCGCATGGCGGCGTACCTGTGGCAGGCATTCACTAGTGAACAGATGTTCCGTAACAACTTTGGCCGTCGGTGTTTCCGgttcgaagaagaatggcaaGCAGGCACTTTGAGCCGCCGCGATGCCATCAATGGCCAGATGCGGAACGAGGCCAAAGTCCACGTTGTCCGGACCGACAAGACGGTCGCAGAGCTCAGAGATCTCAACCTCGCCCAGCAGAATGACTCTGCTACCCACAAGGATGAGCTGTTCCGCATCGCGCGAGATGCGGTGAAAGACCATTTCCGTCTTCGACCCGGTCAGAAGCAGTACGTCTCGGTCTTGCTTCTCGACTCCCATTGGGATGTAGGCACCCAGACCATCACTGGCCACGCCGCTCTGGGTTCAGGCACGGGGGATCTCAAGCTAGCGATCTTTGGCTCCCACAGTCTGCAGAGCTATCCCACCAGCTTGGAGGATGTTGTCGACGCCTTGTCGGACTGCACCAGGACTGACACAGACTATGTGGCTAACGATTCCGGCGAGGGCGGTTCCAGCTGGGAAGCCGCCAATATCGGTATTGGTGCTCATCTCCATGAAGTCGGACACCTCTTCGGATGTCCACATCAGGAGTCGGGGATCATGCTCAGGGACTATGTTCGTCTTAATCGGACTTTCCTTACACGTGAACCTTTTGCGACTCGGACGAAGACGCAGGGACTTAAACTGTGCTTGCCTCAAGATGAGTGTAGCTGGCATCGGCTCGACGCTTTACGTTTTCGGTTCCACCCCTGCTTCCGACTTCCCGGCGATGCCCCTGTGGGCTCGGATGATAGCGTCTCGGTTTGGCCGGTGGAGAACGGTAAAATCGTGTTCACTGCCTCGACGGGTATCGCATTCATGGAACTTTACGCTGAAGGCGACAATGTATGCCACAGCTTTATCGAATACTTGAACAGCGAGTCGAGCAGCAACGGACTGCCAAGGCAGGTGACGGTAACGGAAAGCGAACTGCGACAACGCGTGTATGGCaccgagaaagagaagaagaagtctatCCGCGTTGTCGTCTACTCTGGCGCCCTCGGGAGTCATAACATTGATTCAGTCAGCAATCTGAAGTCGAAGCAGAACTTGGTCAAGCTTCCCAAGAGTCATACCGGGTACAGAGGGAACAAAGTGGGCCTTTCGCAGCTCGAAGGTAGTGAACCAGAGCAGCTTTTGCTTGACTGTGCCTCTGCGTCGTCGACTAAGATCCTTACCTCTATTCGGATATATCACGATAATGCGCTTTATGGTCTGGAATTCTTCTATGAAGATGCCACGAGCCAGCTTTTCGGCAATCGTGGTGGGAAGCCTGATGATTTTGTCCTTGGTAAGTTTATTGTTACCATCCCGGAAGATTCACGCTCGGATATGGTCTAACAGTTGACAGATACTCGGAGAGGCGAAATTATACTTGGATTCTACGTTCGCGCTGGAGCGTGGGTCGATGGCATCGAGATATTGACCAGCCAGGGCAGGAAGTCTGGCATTTATGGAAACGCCTCGGGAGGCTCAGGGTATGAAGAACCCCATTACTGCCTTGGGACTAGGACCGCTTTACTAATGAAAGTTCAGGTACACTCTGATTCCCCCACTTGGATATAAGATTGCCGGCATTTCAGGCACCAGCGGACCCTGGATCGACGGCTTCTCACTGGTGATCATGCATTGATCATTGCATGCTAACCATAGTGTTACCTATGCTTCATTGCTTGTCTGATCATGGCCATACTTGACTCGCCTTGCAGCACCTGGCCCTGACCTCGAAGGAGGTTTCAGCATATTCACATCACTCAAATTGGGCATGCGCCTTATGCCATTCACCGAATGGATGTGCACATGAATTCATAAGCGCTTGCGTCTGATGTCACCTGCAGTTCGGTCCAGCTCAAAGTTCTGTTGGCCAGCCGCAAGGCCGATCATCGAGCGGAATCGTGCAGACTAGAGCAGCGCAGTCTAACTGCCCCGCGCCTGAGCGCGCGCACGTGTCTATAGGTCATTACATTTCATGTTTCTTCTTGTCTGGTTGCCATCTGCGTCTTGACTGTCTACATTGGGCGGCGCCCGGGAGTTGCGGTGGCTTTCATTCCTTGTCGTTTCTTTTgtcacttcttctttctctttctctttgccGGTTCGAGCATTGTGCTGAGGGACTGTTACTGAATATATGGAATGGGTCAGCACACGGTGCATGCCATGAAATAAGCGGGACTTGGATCATGGCGATTCATACTGGGGACATATTTGTTTAGGGGACATAATTGATAGTTGGCCGAATGGCCCATAGATAATTGCATGCCAGTAATGGCACTTGATTCGTCCTATTGGATTAGTAGCTGTAGATGTTTGACAGATAGGCAGACCCTTCTGAAAGAGAACGAGAACGACTGATGGCGGCTAGATGCATCGGAGATAGGACAGCCGTGACAGATCACCTGCTTCTCATTAAGTGACTGACGATTCAGTATAGCTTCGCTGCACTTAATCGCGATCGCAACGGATGATATGCATAGCATCGGGATCGGTCATACCTTCATATGACTTGCATCTAACTAGGATTGGAATCGCGAAATCTTTGTCGGAGCAGTACCATGCATCCTGAATGGAACAGACCACGAGCTACCTGAACCATATTGCAAACACACTCTAGAAAAATTCTCGAACTCTCTCACTCTATCCATAATATCCCTCACCTTGCCACCTATTGCTTCTTCCAATCATACATCCGTCCATTGACATACACCTTCAAATTCACATGTCTGCTACAGTACTCCTACTAGTACCTACTACCCCTTTTAGTTCCAACCGGTGAACCTAACTCTGCAACCTCCTGTACTGCTAAAGCTATTACTTACTTGCTCTAGTCGcgtcgatcgatcgatcaatCAAACAACCTtagtttcttttccctcctttctttttcttttcttatttctctttgATAAAGTGGGAGGGAGACGTGGCCACCCCCTTAGTTTTTGACCTCTTGGTTACTACCtatacctacctactactttcGCTTTGGTTTGatcgcccccctcccccaaatccatcatcagcCTTATGGTTCAGCCACGGCGTCAGGTACCCTACCTAGTCCCTTGGCCCTCTCAACCAATGGTTCTGGCCCGTGTCAGCCATACCGAACGCCATCCAGTCAGCCAAGTatgctggatgatggggtGGCGTTGGGTTGGATTGGCATTTGGAATAGGTAGGAATAATACCCTccgtgtgtgcgtgtgtgtgtcaCCTGCCCTCCctacccccacccccctctttcttatGCTTCCGTTGCTTGGTGGGAaaccttctttctttcttctgaaGGTAGAGTAGTGTTGTGTAAGTTGTGTAAGTAGTTTAGGATATGAGCCTTTTGTCGCGTTACATGTTGGCGGGGCTTAGCTTGGTTACATCTTGTGCTCCTTCCTTCATGGGATTAGTATagtagatggatggatggagtagGGCTCTTTGAGGGtatggtggatgtggatgggtgtCTGTGCGGGATGGAGGTTCATACTTACTTACACACTGCTAGTCACTTGAGCTGTGTACTGTGTAGCTTGGGGGCGGATGGCTGTCAAAGCTTGCTGcttcttttacttctttgGGATAGTATAGTTACTTGGGGTATGGGGTTATGTACAACTCTGTGTGGGGGGGAGTCCTTTGCTGGTAGAGTGTAACTTGTGTAGTTGGTAGTTGTTCTTTttgatgggtgggtgggtatATTTGGATGGCAATTGATATGAGTTGAGGTATGAaacggagtacggagtatctaGATAACAGTgtctctctctatctactacttacttacttgcttTCTCCCTATAGTTATTGTAGATAGAACTGACTATACCCTCTGTTAAGTTACATTGTACTTCCCGGTAATTACCACCTCCTCTCGAGTGACCAGAACCCAGCAATTCGGTAAGCTCGTATGTATTGTAGGGACCAgtattaatagtatactagtataccATGTATGCAAGTATTCTTCTCAGGAACAAggagaataaaaagatagaaaaatgATCGATTGGGCACACTGAATAAATTGATCCATTGGGCATCAAGCATGGACAGCGCGACCGTTCGAACATTCCACATTGATTCCACGCAAGGGGAAAAATCATCACAGCAGGAGGAAGTCAAGATTTGTCAAAGCAGAAGACTAAGGTTGGGTTGCTTACTTTTTGTCCTTACGGATCAATAAAGCCAAGTAAAACGGACTAGTCCTGTCACTATCTACGCCACAATGGGATTATTTATCAGCAAATCGATTTAATATAGCGCGTGGTGTGGTACATTAATAGAGTTACCAGTTGCTAGTAGTGGTTCTCTCCTCTATCTGTGCACATCTCTATCTATATTCCGAAGCAGTAGTTGTTATTACATGGTGGAAAAGGCTATTACCCGAAACGGGATCAATATCATCTAGTCACATGTAATGTATGTATTGCTACCTGACCGGAGATTTTGTTTCATGGAACCCAACTCAAGTTTATCAATGAACCATGGAACAATAGTCTCCCCttgggggatggagatgaaattCAATTGAATTTCCTACCTGTGATGGTAAGGTGtgtatttccttttttgatTGGGGGGGttgatcttctggttcttcttcttcttcttttccttcttcctctgacCCTATGTATAGATAGCAGTGTGTGCAGCCACTAGGTTATGAAATACTGCTCGCTTACTTACGGAGTGTAAGTACGTATTGTaaagcgagaagaagaagaataataaataataggaTCCTATTAAATCTGCCTTCTGTAAGCGATAGGGTACTCTACTAACGATCATGTAAGTCACCAAGTAAGTCGTCAGTAGATCTCCCCAACTCGTCTACCGACTTACATAAAGTATCTTGTCTGCCTGTCACTCGCCCACTGATCTACAAAGTAAGTATCGAGATGATCACGCACATACCGGTCGCCAAGCGCACGCCATACTTTACTTAATCATCATGGAGGCAAATACCTATGAGTCGGTACTTTTTAAGCATATCCCGAATCCCGAATCTACATAAATAGTAAGTACCACTTACAGTGGTTAAGTTAGTTATCCGCATTTGGTAAAATGTCTCACCTGCTTACTCTTCGACCATCTCAGCACGGGCACAAGTAGTGGTTTAACACTACGCTAGTTTACAAAAGTAATCAATTAGATAGGAAAAGAATGATCTTtgatcccatccatccttcaacACGTAATGATAAAGTCATCGCATCGATCGATCGAATtaatcattcaatcaatctTATTCCCAAATGACAACCAGTAGATCGATCCCGCTTCCGTTCGAACCGACAGACAggtagacagacagacgggaagaaaggaaaagaaaagaagtaaagtTCCACTACTAGTTCAAGTTAAGTATATTTGCCACCCTCGCTCTAACACATCCCTgcaccttcaccccctccctcccttcctccccctccatcattTTTCTCCTCTGCCGTCCGACACGGCAGAGAGCGGGAGTGCGTGACCTCTTCTGATTCGATCGGAACCATGTATCACACAGCCTCACACGCCTTATCATGAACTTCATaggatattaattaatagagCACAAAAAAAAGTGGCAGCACACTGccatagtaagtagtaggagtGGCTTACTTCATTGTTCATCTAGTGGGCCGATGACTTTTTTACTCTCCGCGGGGATGGTAATGGTGGTTAGTTAATTTGGATGATTGACATTTGACTGGGGAATCCATGTTCATGCATGGCGGCGCTTGTTTCCCATCGCTTGTTCGCCTCATTCATCTGGGCTTTTGTGGCTTCAATTGCCGGAGATGGTAATGCCAGGTGAGTTTCATAAAAGTGATGTAGGTACGCAGTCTGTTGTTGTCGCTGGCGAATTGTGTTGGATGATGTTATTTTGAGGTTTTACGTATTTCGTCCTACTGGGCTTTCAATCTCTTTCTGAGTTTAAACAAAAGTACTACCTACCTAGTAGTCTACTCGGTTGTGGTCTGTGAGTTATCTcatttattacttattatggTTACATTCTCAATTGCTGAAGTTTATTCTTCATCCGTTTTAATATACAGAGTAGCTGGTCATTGGTTCATAAGCTGACATCGTAATCCCGCTCTACGATAAAACCAAAAACACTAAAATTGAATAACATAACCAGCTCTCTGTAAACTCCGCAAAGCGCTTACCAGCTTCTATACATCGCCAGTACATATAATCATACAACTATACCTAACCACCGATATACCCGAACCCGAACAAAAAGAGGGgacatccacctccctcaacGCCACCGACCccattctttccttctctccatcatcccagacATCCATTATAcattagtagttagtagataAAAAGTAGATACTTTAGTAAGTTCTACTACTCCATGATAATCCACCATATCCACAAGCATTGGACCACTTCCTCTCATATTCTTGATTGACGTAAGCCATCATTTCTTCAATCAACCAGTAATAACcccccttttcccctccGGAGATTATATGCGGATATACCCTTAAGAAATCTCGACTTGGCGGGTTGCGAACGAACTAACGTACAGCCACACCTTCGCATCCACAATTCCCTCATGGCCCGTGTCCATCGGATTGTTCATCCGTGCCGTTTTTGTTTCCCACACTCCCCTCTAATCCCCTGTTTGTTTCTTAACTGGTCTGGGCTGAGCGGGtaaggtaggtaggtaggttgTTCCAGATTCCGGATTTAGAACCCACTGGATGAGAGCAATGGATGGATCTTGGGTTTCTTGGTTCGTGGTATGTTTTCTACGGGGGTTATgtgggaggatgggggatgGTTGTGTAACTACTATTCTcccgtgtgtgtgtgttgctTGAGGGactgtactactactactattaacTAGTAACCATttattcttcctttctttgtttctttttaatcGATTGGTATTCAATTCTCTCGGAATATCACCCACGAATAAAACGAACAACCTTAACAATTCTTCAGTCATTTCTGCAAGGTATGTAGTCATGTCTGTCTGTTTGTCTACCCCTTTGTTATCTGTCATGTATGTATAAAGTTTCtttttgatcttcttcatttcgTCAGGACTAATATGCAATGAACATACCGAATGCGGACATGATTCCCTTTGTTATGTACTATggggtgtagtagtagttgatgtAAGCAAGCATGTATGTTGTCATGCAGCACGACATGACTTAGTGGACTGAAGGATTGTTAGCCGCGCAAGAAGCTTCCGCGAATAAGATCGCTTCGTCGAGTAGTACTACATAGTTGGACTGTGTGGTAGGAGCTTAGTAGAGACGGATTGTAAGGgggggggtgtgtgtgtgtgtgccttgctgcttgctgcttgctgctggcaGTTCTTCATGTTGTTCTATCTCTTTTGGTAGGTTGTTGTGTGGTAGTATGATTTCATGATATtctgttgggtttggggtttgctattgttgttgtgcttTTATTTGGTCCTTCGTGTGTTTATTATACCATTACTATGGCGGTAGTCAAGTTCATGGTGACTTGGGatgaagttatatatattctacgATTCACATGCAGTTTTCTCTAACAGAAGATCGCCTCCAGCACAAATCTAAAC
It contains:
- a CDS encoding zinc metalloproteinase family protein (COG:S;~EggNog:ENOG410PHFV;~InterPro:IPR021917,IPR036404,IPR001229;~PFAM:PF12044), which gives rise to MPLFKQLRRRSKANFHPSKSAPEKQSNESQSNGDMTSGKSSSTLETASYSSLTPPSSIKPTLSSPNLPSLSESNGTSNNAVSPLSAPPQRPGLLTAPSQRNSAYFGSSMSVNGAVRSPTPSSPYAPRIISISDNSWVHQKVLLVYGQIGDPRQHPLDGTVTVSHHQDSFPSVPWPVTSAHFKTLVHLVPGPNRLRFDFVTAKHSSGSAHQTVHTSYICINYLPLVNTPPLHLVVLLGKDSDGTFDAVPERQQREGNGLETAIQKYRMAAYLWQAFTSEQMFRNNFGRRCFRFEEEWQAGTLSRRDAINGQMRNEAKVHVVRTDKTVAELRDLNLAQQNDSATHKDELFRIARDAVKDHFRLRPGQKQYVSVLLLDSHWDVGTQTITGHAALGSGTGDLKLAIFGSHSLQSYPTSLEDVVDALSDCTRTDTDYVANDSGEGGSSWEAANIGIGAHLHEVGHLFGCPHQESGIMLRDYVRLNRTFLTREPFATRTKTQGLKLCLPQDECSWHRLDALRFRFHPCFRLPGDAPVGSDDSVSVWPVENGKIVFTASTGIAFMELYAEGDNVCHSFIEYLNSESSSNGLPRQVTVTESELRQRVYGTEKEKKKSIRVVVYSGALGSHNIDSVSNLKSKQNLVKLPKSHTGYRGNKVGLSQLEGSEPEQLLLDCASASSTKILTSIRIYHDNALYGLEFFYEDATSQLFGNRGGKPDDFVLDTRRGEIILGFYVRAGAWVDGIEILTSQGRKSGIYGNASGGSGYTLIPPLGYKIAGISGTSGPWIDGFSLVIMH